The Candidatus Arthromitus sp. SFB-mouse-Japan genome includes a region encoding these proteins:
- a CDS encoding nucleoside recognition domain-containing protein: MINYIWFFMIGSGLIYSLIGNNGDKISKSIVDSTSSTVTLIISLIGVMCLWCGIMKIAEESGLTKKLASILRPMLRLLFKEKNNEKVMGPVVMNLTANILGLGNAATPFGIKAMEELDVVNENKHVASNDMALFLVLNANCIQLFPTTILSIRSMAGSVDHSGVMLGIIVTTFLTSIISIIICKLLQRVF; the protein is encoded by the coding sequence TTGGTTTTTTATGATAGGATCGGGACTTATTTATTCATTGATAGGGAATAATGGTGATAAAATAAGTAAATCGATCGTGGATTCTACATCATCAACAGTAACGTTAATTATTTCTCTTATAGGTGTTATGTGTTTGTGGTGTGGAATTATGAAGATAGCAGAGGAAAGTGGCCTCACAAAGAAACTTGCAAGCATATTAAGACCAATGCTTAGGCTTTTATTTAAAGAAAAGAATAATGAAAAGGTTATGGGACCTGTTGTTATGAATTTAACTGCTAATATATTAGGACTTGGAAATGCAGCAACACCATTTGGAATTAAAGCTATGGAGGAACTTGATGTGGTCAATGAAAATAAACATGTTGCATCGAATGATATGGCTTTATTTTTAGTACTTAATGCTAATTGTATACAGCTTTTTCCTACTACTATTTTATCTATAAGAAGTATGGCTGGGTCTGTAGATCATAGTGGAGTTATGCTTGGAATTATTGTAACAACATTTTTAACTAGTATTATATCGATAATCATATGCAAGTTACTTCAGAGAGTATTTTAG
- a CDS encoding spore maturation protein, protein MSFLSSSFIPLIILFIVGYGVIKKVKVYEVFVEGAKDGLKICKNIFPYLLCMLLAIKVFRDSGMLDYIVNLIKPFLDMIGIPAEVITQIFVKPLSGSGALGIYTDNIKTFGPDSYLGVLTSVLMGSTETIFYTIALYFGCVKIKKIRHTLWTAIFSEIIGIIIAINITKIIFFN, encoded by the coding sequence ATGAGTTTTTTATCGTCGTCATTTATTCCGCTTATAATATTGTTTATTGTTGGATATGGGGTAATTAAAAAAGTTAAGGTTTATGAGGTGTTTGTTGAAGGGGCTAAAGATGGTCTTAAAATTTGTAAAAACATATTTCCATATCTTTTGTGCATGCTACTTGCTATAAAAGTTTTTAGAGATTCAGGCATGCTTGATTACATAGTAAATCTTATTAAACCTTTTTTAGATATGATAGGTATACCAGCTGAGGTTATTACACAGATTTTTGTAAAACCATTATCAGGAAGTGGTGCGTTAGGTATATATACAGATAATATTAAGACATTTGGTCCAGATTCTTATTTAGGAGTGCTGACATCTGTGCTCATGGGATCGACAGAAACAATATTTTATACAATAGCACTTTATTTTGGATGCGTTAAAATTAAAAAAATAAGACATACTTTATGGACGGCTATATTTTCCGAGATAATAGGTATTATTATTGCGATAAATATTACTAAAATAATATTTTTTAATTAA